Proteins encoded together in one Porites lutea chromosome 2, jaPorLute2.1, whole genome shotgun sequence window:
- the LOC140928167 gene encoding uncharacterized protein, producing MHGLVGPSNPLLPASEITLMYFASHLANAVSYETVKLYLVAVQDLHRELNFPLKLNDMHRLQKVLTGIKRLTPTKRLARFLITLTVLHSIHSYLKPELSYNLDHVMLWAAFTLAFFGFLRSSEFTCNGPFDPSVHLTSKDITLVPNSHSPCHMLVHIKQSKTDPFRQGHTITTAKFSSPICSVMAMKDYLLQVQPPSSHPLFAFVQPRQWLTRNNLTTELRSILHHCGLPANNFYSHSFRIGAATTAAKAGLPPWLIKVLGRWSSDCMNAI from the coding sequence ATGCATGGTTTAGTAGGCCCCTCAAACCCCCTCCTACCAGCCTCAGAGATAACCCTGATGTATTTTGCATCTCATTTAGCCAACGCAGTCTCCTATGAAACAGTCAAGCTGTACTTGGTGGCAGTGCAGGACCTTCATCGGGAGCTTAACTTTCCTCTTAAGCTCAATGACATGCATAGGTTACAAAAGGTCCTGACAGGCATTAAACGCCTCACTCCTACCAAGCGGCTTGCCCGTTTTCTCATTACCCTCACAGTTCTCCATTCCATTCACTCCTACCTTAAGCCCGAACTTTCCTATAACCTGGACCATGTTATGCTTTGGGCGGCCTTCACCCTTGCCTTTTTTGGGTTTTTACGATCCAGTGAATTCACTTGCAATGGCCCCTTCGACCCCTCTGTCCACCTGACCTCCAAGGACATCACACTGGTACCCAACTCCCACTCACCCTGCCACATGTTAGTCCACATCAAACAATCCAAAACTGACCCCTTCAGACAGGGCCACACAATCACCACTGCAAAGTTCTCGTCACCTATCTGTTCGGTGATGGCCATGAAAGACTATCTCCTTCAAGTCCAGCCACCATCAAGCCACCCTCTGTTCGCTTTCGTCCAACCCAGACAATGGCTTACACGGAACAATCTCACAACAGAGCTTAGGTCAATTCTTCACCACTGTGGCCTCCCTGCCAACAATTTCTACTCCCACAGTTTCCGTATTGGAGCCGCTACCACAGCAGCCAAAGCTGGCCTTCCACCCTGGCTTATTAAAGTTCTAGGCCGCTGGAGCTCAGACTGTATGAACGCTATATAA
- the LOC140928166 gene encoding uncharacterized protein — protein MLKEVTVGHTTGPFHIPPFSNLQVYPIGVIPKKNSSEWRTIFHLSYPKHRPTSVNAHIPPESYSLQYIKVDHAIAILQDLGPGCFMSKLDIKSAFRNVPVHPSDWELLGKKWEGLYFFDMVLPFGLRSTPFLFDEFSSALEWIIQTKLNIPKVIHILDDFFFATSPPRSKCMTALCQILHLFTDLNIPIAPGKTFPACTCLEFMGILLDSNKMEARLPVDKLTRIQEALGQWTTRKSATLQELQSLIGTLQFACKVIAPGRPFLQRIIHLTKGIKFPHWHIHLNSGFRKDISMWQHFLQNWNGVSLFLDTQATSPPELQLYTDASGSLGYGGFLAGEWFQGHWLPHHTLSQKRGISIEWQELFPIYLACILWGPRSSGKRIRMWCDNKSVVASINSKHSKSPRVMDLIRAITLQTLQYNFAFTATHIPGLDNSIADSLSCFQMDRFRTLAPSASPTASTIPPSAMNI, from the coding sequence ATGCTAAAAGAGGTTACCGTGGGCCACACAACAGGGCCTTTTCACATCCCTCCCTTCTCCAACCTGCAGGTATACCCCATTGGGGTCATTCCCAAGAAAAACTCTTCGGAATGGCGTACCATTTTCCATCTCTCCTACCCCAAACACCGCCCCACCAGTGTCAATGCGCACATTCCTCCCGAATCCTATTCCTTGCAATACATAAAGGTGGACCACGCAATTGCCATTCTTCAGGATCTCGGTCCAGGATGCTTCATGTCCAAACTAGACATAAAATCAGCATTTCGCAATGTTCCCGTCCACCCCTCTGATTGGGAACTTCTGGGTAAGAAATGGGAAGGGCTCTATTTCTTCGATATGGTCCTCCCCTTCGGTCTGAGGTCGACCCCCTTCCTTTTTGATGAATTCTCTTCTGCACTTGAATGGATCATTCAAACTAAACTTAATATCCCAAAGGTTATCCATATACtagatgatttcttttttgctaCCTCCCCTCCCAGATCAAAATGCATGACTGCTCTATGCCAAATTTTGCACCTTTTCACAGATCTAAATATCCCCATAGCTCCTGGGAAAACCTTCCCTGCATGCACATGCCTTGAATTTATGGGTATCCTACTAGATTCCAATAAAATGGAAGCCCGTCTCCCGGTGGATAAACTCACCCGCATTCAGGAAGCCCTTGGTCAGTGGACTACTAGGAAATCTGCTACCCTACAGGAGCTACAGTCTCTGATTGGCACCCTTCAATTTGCGTGTAAGGTTATTGCCCCTGGCCGCCCCTTCTTGCAACGCATTATCCACCTTACAAAGGGTATCAAGTTCCCCCATTGGCATATTCACCTTAATTCCGGTTTCCGTAAGGACATTTCTATGTGGCAGCATTTTCTCCAAAATTGGAATGGGGTGTCTCTCTTTTTAGATACCCAGGCCACCTCTCCGCCGGAGCTTCAGCTATACACTGATGCCTCTGGTTCCCTTGGGTATGGGGGTTTCTTAGCAGGGGAATGGTTCCAGGGCCACTGGCTCCCCCACCACACCCTCAGCCAAAAAAGGGGTATTAGTATTGAGTGGCAGGAGCTATTTCCCATATACTTGGCCTGTATTTTATGGGGGCCCCGCTCGTCCGGCAAAAGAATCCGCATGTGGTGTGACAACAAGTCAGTGGTGGCTAGCATAAACTCTAAACACTCCAAGTCCCCCCGGGTAATGGACCTTATTCGAGCAATCACACTTCAAACGCTCCAATATAACTTCGCATTCACAGCCACTCACATCCCGGGCTTAGACAATTCTATCGCTGATTCCCTTTCCTGTTTTCAGATGGACCGCTTCCGTACCCTGGCTCCCTCAGCCTCTCCCACAGCCTCCACCATCCCTCCATCAGCGATGAACATCTGA